In Topomyia yanbarensis strain Yona2022 chromosome 2, ASM3024719v1, whole genome shotgun sequence, one DNA window encodes the following:
- the LOC131685862 gene encoding protein disulfide-isomerase A6 homolog → MGTSSVWITVALVAGLINSGLALYSSGDDVIALTESNFERMVIKSDEVWVVEFYAPFCGHCRNLVPEYKKAASALKGIIKVGGINCEEEQGLCGQHGVQGYPTIKIFGANKRSPVDYKGQRTAKDIAEGALAEAKKKIKNVLGGGSGGSSSNGGSSDSNDVVELTDSNFDKLVLNSDDVWLVEFFAPWCGHCKNLAPHWAKAASELKGKVKLGALDATVHTLKAQQFGVQGYPTIKYFPGGSKDRDAAQEYDGGRTASDIVNWALEKYNENIPAPEIVQLTSEKVSKDTCQDKPLCVISILPHILDCDAACRNSFLNILAKMGEKYKKKQWGWLWSEGGAQPEVETTLDIGGFGYPAMAVVNIKKMKYSLLRGSFSEEGINEFLRDLSFGRGHTAPVKGAELPKIHTIEPWDGKDGQLPEEEDIDLSDVDLDEKDEL, encoded by the coding sequence ATGGGCACGTCATCGGTGTGGATTACCGTTGCTTTGGTAGCCGGTTTGATCAATTCCGGTCTGGCTTTGTACTCATCGGGGGATGATGTGATTGCATTGACCGAGAGCAACTTCGAACGGATGGTAATCAAAAGTGACGAAGTTTGGGTGGTAGAATTCTACGCTCCGTTCTGTGGACACTGTCGTAACCTGGTACCGGAGTACAAGAAGGCAGCATCTGCCTTGAAGGGCATCATAAAAGTAGGTGGTATTAACTGCGAGGAAGAGCAGGGTCTGTGTGGCCAACATGGTGTCCAAGGATATCCAACCATAAAAATCTTCGGCGCAAATAAACGATCTCCGGTGGACTATAAAGGACAGCGAACTGCCAAGGACATTGCCGAGGGAGCTCTAGCGGAAGCaaagaagaaaattaaaaaCGTTCTTGGAGGTGGTTCGGGCGGTTCTTCCTCCAACGGCGGTAGCTCAGACTCCAACGATGTGGTGGAACTAACCGATTCCAACTTTGATAAATTGGTTTTGAACAGTGATGATGTGTGGTTAGTTGAATTCTTTGCACCCTGGTGTGGACACTGTAAGAATCTTGCCCCTCATTGGGCGAAAGCTGCTTCCGAGCTAAAGGGAAAGGTAAAACTAGGAGCACTCGATGCAACTGTTCACACACTCAAGGCGCAACAGTTCGGAGTACAGGGCTATCCAACAATTAAATATTTCCCCGGAGGTTCAAAAGACCGCGACGCAGCTCAGGAATACGACGGAGGACGAACTGCATCCGATATAGTGAACTGGGCTTTggaaaaatacaacgaaaatatTCCGGCACCCGAGATTGTACAACTGACTTCGGAAAAAGTTTCGAAAGATACCTGCCAGGATAAGCCTCTCTGCGTTATCTCCATTCTGCCTCATATTTTAGACTGTGATGCTGCCTGCCGAAACAGTTTTCTCAACATCCTCGCTAAAATGGGCGAAAAGTACAAGAAAAAGCAGTGGGGATGGCTGTGGAGTGAAGGCGGCGCCCAACCGGAAGTCGAAACAACTCTGGACATTGGAGGTTTCGGTTACCCAGCAATGGCTGTAGTCAACATTAAGAAGATGAAATACTCGCTCCTACGGGGATCATTCTCCGAAGAGGGAATTAACGAGTTCCTGCGAGATTTGTCCTTTGGTCGGGGCCACACGGCACCGGTGAAGGGAGCGGAACTGCCCAAAATTCACACAATCGAACCTTGGGATGGAAAAGACGGCCAGTTGCCCGAGGAGGAAGACATCGACCTGTCAGATGTGGACCTCGATGAAAAGGATGAACTGTAA